Proteins from a single region of Salinisphaera sp. T31B1:
- a CDS encoding ABC transporter permease encodes MADTIKTRTTVALLVPLGALLLAMFLWPLGYVGWTSFYDGGFTTQGYAQVLTSGLIRKVAWNTLSISLWSTAVALLLGYALAMHITRMPRHRRAPYLVMVMLPFWTSILVKSFALTVVLGDQGFVTQLLRWLSGGYWHPQLMFNRFSVVVGMTNYLLPFMVLPVMASLESQDANLERAARIMGAGPLRIFFRVTLPLSLPGVFAGILMCLTLSMGMYITPALLGGSSDMMLSNLIDFYTRQSLDWVLATSIAMMLLLISAVLMLLLVRAQASREVAR; translated from the coding sequence ATGGCAGACACGATCAAAACGCGTACCACCGTTGCCCTGCTGGTGCCGCTCGGCGCCCTGCTGCTGGCCATGTTCCTGTGGCCGCTCGGCTATGTCGGCTGGACCAGCTTCTATGACGGCGGCTTCACCACCCAGGGCTATGCCCAGGTTCTGACCAGCGGTCTCATCCGCAAGGTGGCATGGAATACGTTGAGTATCAGCCTGTGGTCGACGGCCGTGGCGCTGCTGCTGGGCTATGCGCTGGCCATGCATATCACGCGGATGCCGCGCCATCGCCGCGCGCCGTATCTGGTCATGGTGATGCTGCCATTCTGGACCAGCATTCTGGTCAAGAGTTTTGCCTTGACCGTGGTGCTGGGCGACCAGGGGTTCGTCACCCAGCTGCTGCGTTGGCTGAGTGGCGGCTACTGGCACCCGCAGCTGATGTTCAATCGCTTCAGCGTGGTCGTGGGCATGACCAATTATCTGCTGCCGTTCATGGTGCTGCCGGTGATGGCCAGCCTCGAAAGCCAGGATGCGAATCTCGAGCGCGCGGCCCGCATCATGGGGGCCGGGCCGCTGCGCATCTTCTTTCGGGTGACATTGCCGTTGAGCCTGCCCGGCGTGTTCGCCGGCATTCTGATGTGTCTGACGCTGTCGATGGGCATGTACATCACACCCGCATTGCTGGGCGGCAGCAGCGACATGATGTTGTCGAACCTGATCGACTTCTATACCCGGCAATCGCTCGACTGGGTGCTGGCCACCTCGATCGCCATGATGCTGTTGTTGATTTCGGCCGTGCTGATGCTGCTGTTGGTACGCGCCCAGGCCAGCCGTGAGGTGGCACGATGA
- a CDS encoding NAD(P)/FAD-dependent oxidoreductase gives MTDQQFDAVVVGGGHNGLVCGTYLARQGHKVCVLERRDIVGGAAVSEAVWPGYRVSTGAYTMALLQPRIIQELDLAREGFEVLVPPPMVHFYDRERYLVLHGDSERLHAELARYSRVDADAYPDYVQTMKAIGEVVSRMLWEIPPDPGSSKLSERVRLARFAWKNRNLGAVFYDVYELMTLSGYDWLKRWFVSDEVITALGFYVACSGAATTLSAPGSAYILLRGFIRDNTTAAGPSGFVRGGMGSISEAIAAAGRRHGLIIRTNAQVRNVILHDGRAQGVVLEDGSEIRARAVVSNVPSKLLFGSMVDAEALDADFTRRVGRIRDRSAAFKINFALRRLPSFTGFEPERSGFAYPAQLRIAPSTRYFEQSFDAAKYGRIAQNPALVLTTPSVVDDSVAPSGRHLMHVFGQHAPYALETGAWDDDARKRLYANAVDTITQYAPDFADCIDDCQVLSPHDIEQHFLLPGGHVHHGELSADQILFNRPVHGSAAYRTPVDGLFQCGASAHPGGGVTGVPGYNAARVVLKALGRSRQRRT, from the coding sequence ATGACAGATCAACAATTCGATGCAGTGGTGGTCGGCGGCGGCCACAACGGCCTGGTCTGCGGCACCTATCTGGCCCGTCAGGGCCATAAGGTCTGCGTGCTCGAGCGGCGCGACATCGTCGGCGGCGCGGCAGTCAGTGAAGCGGTCTGGCCCGGCTATCGGGTATCGACCGGTGCCTACACCATGGCCTTGCTGCAGCCGCGCATCATTCAGGAACTGGATCTCGCGCGCGAAGGCTTCGAAGTGCTCGTGCCGCCGCCGATGGTGCATTTCTACGACCGCGAACGGTATCTGGTGCTGCACGGCGACAGCGAACGCCTGCATGCAGAACTGGCGCGCTACAGCCGCGTCGATGCGGATGCCTATCCGGACTATGTGCAGACCATGAAGGCCATCGGCGAGGTGGTCTCGCGCATGCTCTGGGAGATTCCGCCCGACCCGGGATCGTCGAAGCTGAGCGAGCGCGTGCGGCTGGCCCGTTTTGCCTGGAAGAACCGCAATCTTGGCGCGGTCTTCTACGACGTCTACGAGCTGATGACGCTCAGCGGCTACGACTGGCTCAAGCGCTGGTTCGTCAGCGACGAAGTGATTACCGCGCTGGGCTTCTATGTCGCCTGCAGCGGCGCAGCGACGACGCTCTCGGCGCCCGGTTCAGCCTATATCCTGCTGCGCGGATTCATTCGCGACAACACGACCGCCGCCGGGCCCAGCGGGTTCGTGCGTGGCGGCATGGGCTCGATTTCCGAAGCAATCGCCGCAGCCGGCCGGCGCCACGGCCTGATCATTCGTACGAACGCCCAGGTACGCAACGTAATCCTGCACGATGGCCGTGCCCAGGGTGTGGTACTCGAGGACGGCAGCGAGATCCGCGCGCGAGCGGTGGTCTCCAACGTGCCGTCCAAACTGCTGTTCGGTTCGATGGTCGACGCCGAGGCGCTGGATGCGGATTTCACCCGGCGCGTCGGGCGTATCCGCGACCGCTCGGCGGCGTTCAAGATCAACTTCGCCTTGCGTCGGCTGCCCAGCTTCACCGGCTTCGAGCCCGAGCGCAGCGGGTTTGCCTATCCGGCCCAGCTGCGCATTGCCCCGTCGACGCGCTATTTCGAACAATCCTTCGACGCGGCCAAGTATGGCCGTATCGCACAGAATCCGGCACTGGTGCTGACCACACCGAGCGTCGTCGACGACAGCGTCGCGCCGTCAGGGCGTCATCTCATGCACGTGTTCGGCCAGCATGCGCCCTACGCGCTGGAAACGGGCGCCTGGGATGACGATGCGCGCAAGCGGCTGTATGCCAACGCCGTCGACACGATTACGCAGTACGCGCCCGACTTCGCCGACTGCATCGACGATTGCCAGGTGCTTTCGCCGCACGATATCGAACAGCACTTTCTCCTGCCCGGCGGGCACGTGCACCACGGCGAGCTCAGTGCCGACCAGATTCTTTTCAATCGCCCGGTTCATGGCAGTGCGGCCTATCGCACGCCCGTGGATGGGCTTTTCCAGTGCGGGGCATCGGCGCATCCGGGCGGCGGGGTGACCGGCGTGCCCGGCTACAACGCCGCGCGGGTGGTGCTCAAGGCACTCGGCCGTTCGCGCCAGAGGAGGACTTAG
- a CDS encoding ABC transporter permease: MSRAGAQRHRQRLAETGWRWFGRCMAWMGYVFLVLPSLIVIPIAFSGSSELSFPPKTFSLELFREFFTDPGWTDAAIMSLIASSLTTVLSLAISLPAAYALVRGRLVGKKLLETLSLAPMLVPTVVLGLGMYMGLSKLGLVDSLLGVVLGHTVFVTPFVIVALTSGLRQTDPALENVALMMGASRRRIFFEVVLPQIRPSIVIGALFAFLISFDEVIIAYFITGPDSTTLPVRMYSAIRWEISPVLAAVSALLTGISLLVCLGVMRLQAADKTNQKPTIAPDDAR, translated from the coding sequence ATGAGCCGCGCGGGCGCACAACGGCATCGGCAACGCCTGGCCGAAACCGGCTGGCGCTGGTTCGGGCGATGCATGGCCTGGATGGGGTATGTGTTTCTGGTGCTGCCGAGCCTGATCGTGATCCCGATCGCCTTCAGCGGTAGCAGCGAACTGAGTTTCCCGCCCAAGACGTTCTCGCTGGAACTGTTTCGCGAATTCTTCACCGATCCGGGCTGGACGGATGCGGCGATCATGAGTCTGATCGCGTCGAGCCTGACCACCGTGCTGTCACTTGCGATCAGCCTGCCGGCCGCCTACGCGCTGGTACGCGGTCGCCTGGTCGGCAAGAAGCTGCTCGAGACCCTGTCGCTGGCGCCGATGCTCGTGCCGACCGTGGTGCTGGGTCTGGGCATGTATATGGGGCTGTCCAAGCTCGGGCTGGTCGACAGCCTGCTGGGCGTAGTGCTCGGGCATACCGTATTCGTCACCCCGTTCGTGATCGTGGCGCTGACGTCCGGCCTGCGCCAGACCGATCCCGCCCTGGAGAACGTTGCGCTCATGATGGGTGCGAGCCGGCGACGCATCTTCTTCGAGGTGGTGCTGCCACAGATCCGGCCGAGCATCGTCATCGGCGCGCTGTTCGCGTTTTTGATCTCCTTCGATGAAGTCATCATCGCCTACTTCATCACCGGGCCGGATTCGACGACGCTGCCGGTACGCATGTACAGCGCGATCCGTTGGGAAATATCGCCGGTACTGGCGGCTGTGTCGGCGTTGCTGACTGGCATATCGCTGCTGGTGTGTCTCGGCGTCATGCGTCTGCAGGCCGCCGACAAGACCAACCAGAAGCCCACCATCGCCCCGGACGACGCCCGATGA